Genomic window (Kangiella profundi):
TTAAAGGTAGACTTGCTAAAAGTGTTGTCAGTGCAAGTGCTGTCTTAGATATCTTCATAGTGTTCCCCCATTTAAATAGTGCATACAGAAATACCTCAATTCTTGGTGCAGTGCAATCGAGTTGACTTAGGCTTTTTACCAAAACTGTAACTAACTGTTAATTCAGCGAATGTCTGACGATAGTATTTCAAGTAGCTTTTGATACAATGCAGGCAACTTATATATCTAATTTAACAGGCATTAGTCTTGGCTCAATCAGTTCCTGCTTCATTAAAACCTTTTAATACCTTCGGTATTGAGGCTACCTGTAACGAGCTGCTTAGCTTTAATGATGAGCAGGCAATTCAATCTTGGTTAAGAGACAGCCAGCCTGATATCGACTCTCTATTCATTCTTGGTGGGGGGAGTAACTTACTCCTGCTTGATCATATCGATCTAACCTTTATCCAACCCAACATACTGGGGATCGCTTATCAGGAAAAAGGGGCTAGTGATGAAGTGCTGGTAACTGCCGGTGCCGGAGTGAATTGGCATGAGCTGGTATTGGATACTTTAAGTAACGGCTATAGTGGACTGGAGAACCTGTCGCTTATTCCGGGTAATGTCGGTGCGGCGCCTATTCAGAACATTGGAGCTTATGGTGTTGAGCTTAAAGATTGTTTTGTCACATTACGAGCAGTTGAGTTGACCAGTGGAGAAGTAAAGGAGTTTTCGGCTGAGGATTGCCAATTTGGCTATCGAGACAGTATTTTTAAGAACTCTTTGAAAGGCCGCTATGTTATTACGCAGGTGACTTTACGGCTGAGTAAGAAGTTGCAACCTCATATAGACTATGCACCATTGAAACAGATTCTTGCAGACAAGACAGAAATAACTGCCCCCATTATCAGTCAGGCGGTCATTGCCATTCGTCGAAGCAAGCTACCAGACCCCGCTAAGCTAGGGAATGCTGGTTCCTTTTTTAAAAATCCGGTGATAACGGTAGAACAGTACCTGACGTTACAAAATGCCTTCCCAGAGATGGTAGCTTACCAAATCGATAATGAGCATTATAAGTTAGCCGCCGGTTGGCTAATTGAGCAGGCTGGTTTAAAAGGTTATCGGCAAGGTGATGCCGGTGTTCATGAAAAGCAGGCTCTGGTGCTGGTTAATTATGGAAGGGCAACAGGGCAGGACATACTTAATATTGCTAAAGAAGTACGGGATAAGGTGCTTGAGCTGTTTGGTGTTCAGCTGGAGCCGGAAGTTTGGATTATTGGTGAACAGAAGATATTTTGAATGACAGAGCATCGCGATCAGCAATTGAGGCAACTGATATCCCTATTAAAGGATGGTGACTTTCACTCTGGGCAGAAACTTGCTGAAGATTTATCCGTTAGC
Coding sequences:
- the murB gene encoding UDP-N-acetylmuramate dehydrogenase, coding for MAQSVPASLKPFNTFGIEATCNELLSFNDEQAIQSWLRDSQPDIDSLFILGGGSNLLLLDHIDLTFIQPNILGIAYQEKGASDEVLVTAGAGVNWHELVLDTLSNGYSGLENLSLIPGNVGAAPIQNIGAYGVELKDCFVTLRAVELTSGEVKEFSAEDCQFGYRDSIFKNSLKGRYVITQVTLRLSKKLQPHIDYAPLKQILADKTEITAPIISQAVIAIRRSKLPDPAKLGNAGSFFKNPVITVEQYLTLQNAFPEMVAYQIDNEHYKLAAGWLIEQAGLKGYRQGDAGVHEKQALVLVNYGRATGQDILNIAKEVRDKVLELFGVQLEPEVWIIGEQKIF